In Microplitis mediator isolate UGA2020A chromosome 2, iyMicMedi2.1, whole genome shotgun sequence, a single window of DNA contains:
- the LOC130664170 gene encoding integrator complex subunit 1: MERNKPAIISRGKNKIAQHPPDLFALGSKSGRDVLESKRPGVIHSKPSTSSTSSTASSSERKKEAPAGSLQSYIAPKKAKLSHASSNPRPPMSSAEAWEVVAIDCESPDLVPMVLEASDNDEGDKVIGLICGAIKTLKNQRWKPDSLLYMGLMYLAKIRPSIFSNDCILHALSSLLKRDQAHNFKSKGNPLVPVLAANLLMRGFHDKKAWPDIFIKLYIEDALGERVWVDHDECKGFTDNILTGFCTRIPPKSALQHELSVLAPRDCHSPSTMEDEDSVTSTIQLGDKDKSEFTVSLRYAQCPETVETIVLDAVKEQLNRRQPESITKNVLKLLSSACGLVEIRNLVLPRIEVWLHNPKLMKPAQELLIYICFNCTTHTQRDVEVISQLVKLRLKTKAVVNLYLNGIKELIGLHPENLSTMLKHTIYNELSNARNSNNMPMLAVMFQAAPEASAKLLAEIFQDLLMNREDFLRPLRALFREIIRVCRHDINMITLARAMMKERPQILQQLAAFEFKERMFASIIDLLCLCMFLAISPQVKEIVLMTQRGEKKDIAPLQQFQKLVSTIQYDTTAWLQTSAQAVYGVGKVELLKAIQKIMLLDSPEHYYKLDNWPPETDRVLFMRIVCEVPLLQTTVLRIMMMGMSKEIGNSQLEILDVVDQLVRRAAGNSTETFPMLQADKQDIIDLIFHLCVYQPPGSINIPSGYTPPNLAISNNYWKGWTILLILAAHNPTTIGATGWNRYPILRTLMEMCITNHFSYPPPTLALPEIIEQERAKEMQREAREKLEILEYESHLAAASTKVQISESNSLLLPQLITMDPSGIARRPPPAILEHIQSLNVSHRLGHLLCRSRKPDFLLDIIQRQQQSSSQSMPWLADLVQNSEGSLSQLPVQCLCEFLLSTTAQAVDKQPRQQQLLGHLQKLLTDPSENQQHAYEVLEYFLRRLSSQQSNSRIQAITGLKLVLDSIPLEDESMEVDGSSESEVWLLRKLPSIPHFSAVRTLVSVALRSACQVENNPELVRAYIAYLAEHTVDDELPEFTDLANEISQLVVERSTITAAILPEPDSDCPQAKQTLQAFKTIFCNYLRKARSPSGEGYTWSESQDQILVQWSSGEECTMHILVVHAMIILLTYDVIDERGLSNDLLETWFPEDSDPPKAYLVDTSEEALLIPDWLKLRMIRSNVPRLVDAALKDLEPQQLVLFIQSFGIPVSSMSKLLHTLDLAVQIDPGSVGEAVLDKAYMAQLVKVQHHRGATGGLVFVQVLQLVEPQLLEAAVVGTEKLQEPLPQSAMIKNQSVIQYPVKTEVPHLINKLFIENIPLVQKAEAYRRLHKTLAKDLQKSTKESGAIILAIQHICSVLSSMQVEQFLSSLVHMPQYSCTLMRIILLPLKKPGTPMNLIDLGRSMCLNLISLIGDVKAPILSILRNFADVQKTKTARRNDLVALTKTREPSEILENTDPVNLESVGRTLLDILLKNANNNILVNAMAQSLVSDSNEGLIKPRTGLLIDWLASIEPELIGVCPLLQMKLLFGKSKLHVKIDESIVNSHAYRPYLLTLLTHRASWATLYKCVGHLLAKCDEEYDPTAVLDFLWALTCNPKLWQGRDKFTPKHYVPEDILLLTQQQLLTLVAYVVAEAIVVHGRQGKNAALTQMELRLDLLQHCLSTKEKLTSEVVKYLADRMINNTNVIESEMAHQFLLHMYMKIPKVICFLNQFQAKKFVAGAKITEWTGSVLDCMSHSLLTALAATPRQKSWISKSQEFELCARKMAAVHPILVLRQLPMLASSLTGRSHLDMIDFRTGNHLNLFIQVMGLLELLQPYLFNEEHQTALENTLENYFQCFQNYGTYKEHHTLLTLLNRFVALLQSYISHDAQRALKYLHNHVHVLRELQSYYSGVISLRSLIATIPGPREGSNGEEIFLAGPPPINHQDTGLPQHWHLLVGALGKIQGEDVLSALQEIDHLSSRKPLIFEYVTDSLTELLVSPQGNIRSLAHSLLAKALKHRPTLNLTILSAFQRCLDSPRSDVLMSALDRLPDVVLCMQEHALPLLQKVFELGVNSNVNTIPHITKSIMLLNIQQGC; encoded by the exons atggagCGAAATAAACCAGCGATAATCAGCCGAGGCAAAAACAAAATAGCTCAGCATCCACCAGATTTGTTTGCACTGGGTTCTAAAAGTGGTCGAGATGTGCTGGAGTCTAAAAGACCTGGAGTTATACACAGCAAGCCGAGCACGTCATCAACTTCGTCAACGGCGTCGAGTTCAGAACGAAAGAAAGAAGCACCTGCTGGCTCATTGCAGTCTTACATAGCACCGAAGAAAGCTAAGCTAAGTCATGCTAGCAGTAATCCACGTCCACCGATGTCCAGTGCTGAGGCCTGGGAAGTCGTGGCCATTGATTGCGAATCCCCAGACCTGGTGCCCATGGTACTGGAAGCCAGTGACAATGACGAGGGTGATAAAGTTATTGGTTTAATTTGCGGCGCCATTAAAACTCTTAAAAACCAGCGATGGAAACCTGATTCTCTGCTCTACATGGGGCTTATGTATTTAGCTAAAATAAGACcatcaatattttcaaatgaTTGTATTCTACATGCCCTGTCCTCGCTCTTGAAACGTGATCAGGCTCATAATTTTAAGAGCAAAGGCAATCCTTTGGTACCTGTACTAGCTGCTAATCTGCTGATGCGCGGATTCCATGACAAAAAAGCCTGgccagatatttttataaagttgtacATTGAAGACGCGCTGGGCGAACGTGTATGGGTTGATCATGACGAATGTAAAGGCTTTACAGACAATATTTTAACAGGTTTCTGTACAAGAATACCTCCCAAGAGTGCACTCCAGCATGAGTTATCTGTACTAGCACCTCGTGATTGTCACAGCCCGTCGACAATGGAAGACGAAGACTCGGTAACATCAACAATACAACTTGGTGATAAAGACAAGTCGGAATTTACTGTGAGTCTTAGGTATGCACAATGTCCTGAGACTGTCGAAACAATAGTACTAGATGCAGTTAAGGAACAACTGAACCGTCGTCAACCGGagtcaataacaaaaaatgttttgaaaTTACTTTCGTCCGCATGCGGTCTCGTGGAGATACGAAATCTCGTGTTACCACGTATTGAAGTGTGGCTACACAACCCCAAGCTCATGAAACCAGCTCAGGAATTATTGATTTACATCTGCTTCAACTGTACCACTCACACACAACGTGATGTCGAGGTGATAAGTCAGCTGGTGAAGCTGAGATTGAAAACAAAAGCAGTCgttaatttgtatttaaatggAATCAAAGAACTGATAGGATTACACCCGGAAAATTTATCTACCATGTTGAAGCACACAATCTACAATGAATTATCCAACGCCAGGAATTCAAACAACATGCCAATGTTGGCAGTTATGTTTCAAGCAGCGCCAGAAGCATCTGCAAAATTATTAGCAGAAATATTCCAAGATCTCTTGATGAATCGTGAAGACTTTTTGCGTCCACTGAGAGCACTTTTCCGTGAGATAATACGCGTTTGTCGTCatgatataaatatgataaCACTCGCACGAGCGATGATGAAAGAGCGCCCGCAAATATTGCAACAACTTGCGGcatttgaatttaaagaaCGCATGTTTGCATCAATAATTGATTTACTCTGCCTCTGTATGTTTTTAGCGATAAGCCCGCAAGTAAAAGAAATTGTTTTGATGACCCAACGGGGTGAGAAAAAAGATATTGCGCCTCTACAACAATTTCAGAAGCTGGTTTCGACGATCCAGTATGACACGACAGCCTGGCTTCAGACGTCAGCTCAGGCAGTTTATGGAGTTGGTAAAGTTGAGTTACTGAAGgctattcaaaaaattatgctGTTGGATTCTCCTGAGCATTATTACAAGTTAGACAATTGGCCACCGGAAACAGACCGTGTATTATTTATGCGCATCGTCTGCGAAGTTCCTCTATTACAGACTACTGTCCTGCGAATAATGATGATGGGAATGTCCAAAGAAATAGGAAATTCTCAGCTAGAAATACTGGACGTCGTTGACCAGTTGGTAAGACGCGCGGCTGGAAATTCAACGGAAACATTCCCGATGTTACAAGCAGACAAACAAGATATCattgatttaatatttcatttgtgTGTGTATCAACCTCCTGGATCAATAAACATACCGTCTGGTTACACTCCTCCGAATCTTGCGATATCTAATAATTACTGGAAAGGCTGGACCATATTATTGATACTAGCAGCGCACAATCCCACAACTATTGGTGCTACTGGCTGGAATCGTTATCCAATTCTGCGCACACTTATGGAGATGTGTAtaacaaatcatttttcataTCCACCACCGACTCTAGCACTTCCGGAGATAATTGAACAAGAGCGTGCTAAAGAAATGCAGAGAGAGGCTCGCGAAAAATTAGAAATACTTGAGTACGAGTCGCACTTGGCTGCTGCGTCGACAAAAGTCCAAATATCTGAGTcaaatagtttattattacCACAGCTAATTACTATGGATCCAAGTGGAATAGCAAGAAGACCACCGCCAGCAATACTAGAGCATATTCAATCGCTAAACGTTTCTCACAGACTTGGACATTTGCTTTGCCGTTCACGTAAGCCTGATTTTTTGCTGGACATCATACAGAGACAGCAGCAGAGTTCGTCTCAAAGTATGCCGTGGTTGGCTGATCTTGTGCAAAACAGCGAAGGTTCTCTCAGCCAACTGCCAGTCCAGTGCCTCTGTGAATTTTTGCTATCAACGACCGCCCAAGCTGTGGACAAACAACCTCGCCAGCAGCAACTACTTGGACATCTTCAAAAACTTCTGACAGATCCTAGTGAAAATCAACAACACGCTTACGAAGTATTGGAGTACTTTTTACGAAGACTAAGCAGTCAACAGAGTAACAGTCGTATTCAAGCAATAACAGGACTAAAATTAGTTTTAGATTCGATTCCTCTTGAAGACGAGAGTATGGAAGTTGACGGCAGCAGCGAAAGCGAAGTCTGGCTGCTGCGAAAGCTTCCCTCCATACCCCATTTTTCAGCAGTACGGACACTGGTCTCTGTTGCACTGCGTAGCGCTTGTCAAGTTGAAAATAATCCAGAGTTAGTACGCGCTTATATTGCTTATCTAGCTGAACATACTGTGGACGACGAACTACCAGAATTTACAGACTTAGCAAACGAAATATCCCAGTTGGTTGTTGAGCGAAGCACAATAACTGCAGCAATACTACCAGAACCTGACAGCGATTGTCCGCAAGCTAAACAAACTCTTCAAGCTTtcaaaacaatattttgtaattatttgagAAAAGCGCGCTCACCTAGTGGCGAAGGCTACACGTGGTCCGAAAGCCAGGATCAGATACTCGTACAGTGGAGCAGCGGCGAAGAATGTACGATGCACATCCTCGTTGTCCATGCAATGATTATTCTTTTGACGTATGACGTTATCGATGAACGTGGACTGTCAAATGATTTATTGGAGACCTGGTTCCCTGAAGACAGCGATCCTCCGAAGGCTTATCTTGTTGATACCAGTGAAGAAGCTCTGCTGATTCCTGACTGGTTAAAGTTACGAATGATACGGAGCAATGTGCCCAGACTCGTTGACGCTGCTCTAAAAGATCTTGAGCCCCAGCAACTGGTTCTTTTTATCCAGAGTTTTGGAATACCAGTTTCCTCAATGAGTAAATTGCTGCATACACTAGATCTCGCTGTGCAAATCGACCCGGGCTCTGTTGGCGAAGCTGTACTTGACAAAGCTTACATGGCGCAATTGGTAAAGGTGCAACATCATCGCGGTGCAACTGGTGGTCTGGTATTTGTTCAAGTACTCCAACTAGTCGAGCCACAGTTACTCGAGGCAGCAGTAGTTGGTACAGAAAAATTACAAGAGCCATTACCTCAGAGCGCgatgattaaaaatcaatCTGTCATACAGTATCCAGTTAAAACGGAAGTACCTCAtctgataaataaattgttcattGAAAATATTCCATTGGTGCAGAAAGCGGAAGCCTACAGACGATTACATAAAACACTGGCTAAAGATTTGCAAAAGTCAACAAAAGAAAGCGGTGCTATTATTTTAGCAATCCAACATATCTGCAGTGTGTTGAGTTCAATGCAAGTTGAACAATTTCTCTCATCACTTGTCCACATGCCTCAGTACTCTTGCACACTAatgagaattattttattgccgTTAAAAAAACCTGGGACGCCAATGAACTTGATTGATCTGGGTAGAAGTATgtgtttgaatttaatttcacttATCGGTGATGTCAAAGCGCCAATTTTGTCTATTCTACGTAACTTCGCTGATGTCCAGAAAACTAAAACAGCGCGACGCAATGACCTCGTGGCCTTGACTAAAACACGTGAGCCTTCAGAAATTTTAGAAAACACAGACCCAGTTAATTTAGAGAGTGTGGGACGAACTCTGCTAGATATTCTCTTGAAAAACGcgaacaataatattttagtcaACGCAATGGCCCAATCATTGGTGTCGGACAGTAATGAAGGTTTGATTAAACCCAGAACAGGTCTTTTGATTGACTGGTTGGCGTCGATCGAACCTGAGCTCATTGGAGTCTGTCCTCTTTTACAAATGAAGCTTCTCTTTGgtaaatcaaaattacatGTAAAGATTGATGAGAGTATCGTTAATTCTCATGCTTATCGTCCTTATCTGCTGACTCTGCTGACTCATCGCGCAAGCTGGGCGACTCTGTACAAGTGCGTTGGACACCTGCTAGCTAAATGCGATGAAGAATACGATCCAACCGCTGTTCTGGATTTTCTGTGGGCCCTAACGTGCAATCCAAAGTTATGGCAAGGTCGTGATAAATTCACTCCCAAGCATTACGTTCCAGAGGACATTTTACTGCTCACCCAACAGCAGCTTTTAACTCTGGTGGCTTACGTCGTAGCCGAAGCCATTGTCGTCCACGGTCGCCAGGGAAAAAATGCTGCGTTGACGCAAATGGAGTTACGGCTCGACTTACTCCAGCATTGCCTGTCTACTAAAGAAAAGCTAACGTCTGAAGTCGTTAAGTATCTAGCAGATCGTATGATAAACAACACAAATGTCATTGAATCAGAAATGGCTCATCAGTTCCTTCTGCACATGTACATGAAAATACCCAAAGTCATTtgctttttaaatcaatttcaagctaaaaaatttgtcgCCGGTGCCAAGATTACCGAGTGGACTGGATCAGTATTGGACTGTATGAGTCATTCATTGCTGACCGCACTAGCAGCGACTCCAAGACAAAAATCATGGATCTCAAAGTCTCAGGAGTTTGAATTGTGTGCTAGGAAAATGGCAGCGGTACATCCAATCCTAGTTCTCCGGCAATTACCGATGCTCGCATCATCGCTTACGGGCAGATCGCACCTAGACATGATTGACTTCCGTACAggaaatcatttaaatttatttattcaagtcATGGGACTTTTGGAACTTCTTCAGCCTTATTTGTTCAACGAGGAGCATCAAACTGCTTTGGAAAATACACTGGAAAATTATTTCCAGTGTTTCCAAAACTACGGAACTTACAAAGAACATCATACTTTGTTAACACTGTTAAATAGATTTGTCGCGTTATTACAATCTTACATTTCACATGACGCTCAACGTGCCCTCAAGTATCTTCACAATCATGTCCACGTGTTACGTGAACTCCAGTCATACTATTCCGGAGTAATCAGTCTAAGATCATTAATTGCCACGATACCGGGACCCAGAGAAGGAAGTAATGGGGaggaaatatttttagctggTCCACCACCAATCAATCATCAAGACACCGGCTTACCTCAGCACTGGCACCTCCTTGTTGGAGCGCTCGGGAAAATTCAAGGCGAAG aTGTCTTATCGGCTCTGCAAGAAATAGATCACCTGTCATCCCGCAAGCCTTTGATATTTGAATACGTCACTGACAGTCTAACTGAGTTATTGGTATCACCCCAAGGAAATATTAGAAGTCTTGCTCATTCATTGCTCGCAAAGGCGCTGAAACATCGACCAACACTTAATCTTACGATATTATCAGCATTCCAACGTTGCCTTGATAGTCCTAGGTCCGATGTTTTAATGTCTGCACTTGATAGACTTCCTGATGTTGTTCTCTGTATgcaag aacATGCATTGCCGTTGTTgcaaaaagtatttgaattaGGAGTTAATTCAAACGTCAACACGATTCCTCACATAACTAAAAGTATAATGCTACTAAATATACAGCAAGGATGTTGA
- the LOC130664173 gene encoding nuclear RNA export factor 1-like has product MRKRRNRMPTASVQIKSATIALATANAVAAVTTPPTTSAAPVNTTCEPLRLTHIKPSFNNHELALAARQDLWHKFIIFDVGEFSMETILDSILSACQPEVILPVQYQVDDSNKATFLAKCTITAIDTFVKQGLMIRLPEDHILKMDIVLGFINMQDLDINLHRIIADVLNSRYDGVKKILNLEDFHHDKQLGSLYCPLSSSGVLILVLKCCKMRIGNSRDNKLQIRELNLRNNRLFGILLYEKLFGFNLTKLDLSHNKISNIDYLRYFSEFKVTELCLDGNPFCEQFNKPEDYIQAVKYVFPNLQKLDGVIIDVKHQHIPLSQKYFLADGSRMNLVRQFVQHYFTLFDQKDRTDLNGLYESNAFFSATFGDIANPRHRQLTKILNINRNLLKVVDYSRCYKYLLNGAGEIIDSLRKLPPTFHNYKTFSIDILHQGNKHLAINIQGPFFYREFPISLFFSRTFIIVEKEDREFRIVNDQYHIRSGNATMIENSNASAALNVVPDFTPTYLGEGEKNDLVKFLSNVSTMKMSFCREFLEQSDWNLRDAISKFMKSYSVNDIPPQAFESKY; this is encoded by the coding sequence atgagaaaaagaagaaatagAATGCCAACGGCATCAGTTCAAATAAAGTCAGCAACCATAGCCCTGGCAACAGCAAATGCAGTCGCTGCAGTGACAACACCACCGACCACCTCAGCAGCTCCAGTAAACACAACCTGCGAACCATTGAGGTTAACTCACATTAAACCATCTTTCAATAATCATGAATTAGCTTTAGCTGCTAGACAAGATCTAtggcataaatttataatatttgacGTCGGTGAGTTCAGCATGGAAACTATTCTGGACTCTATTTTATCAGCTTGTCAACCAGAGGTTATCTTGCCAGTCCAGTACCAAGTCGATGACTCCAACAAAGCGACTTTTCTTGCTAAATGCACTATCACCGCGATAGATACTTTCGTCAAACAAGGACTGATGATAAGACTGCCTGAGGATCATATTTTAAAGATGGATATAGTCTTAGGTTTTATAAACATGCAGGATCTAGATATAAACTTACACCGTATTATCGCTGATGTTTTAAATTCGCGGTATGACGGCGTCAAAAAAATCCTCAATCTCGAGGACTTTCATCATGACAAACAACTTGGGTCACTTTATTGTCCCTTATCATCATCTGGAGTTTTAATTCTGGTGTTAAAATGCTGCAAAATGCGCATAGGAAATTCGCGGGACAATAAATTACAGAtacgtgaattaaatttacgtAACAATCGATTATTTGGTATATTGTTGTATGAAAAATTGTTTGGATTCAATCTAACTAAGCTGGATTTAagtcataataaaatttcaaacattgACTACTTGCGTTATTTTTCCGAGTTCAAAGTAACGGAACTCTGTCTTGATGGTAATCCATTCTGCGAACAGTTCAATAAACCAGAAGATTACATTCAAGCTGTTAAATATGTGTTTCCAAACCTACAGAAACTTGACGGTGTTATAATTGATGTAAAACACCAGCATATTCCTCTTagtcaaaagtattttttggCTGACGGATCACGAATGAATCTTGTGCGTCAATTTGTCCAGCATTATTTTACTCTATTTGATCAGAAAGATCGGACCGATTTGAATGGACTCTACGAGTCTAATGCATTTTTCTCAGCGACATTTGGAGATATCGCTAACCCACGACACAGACAATTGActaaaatacttaatattaatagaaatttattgaaaGTTGTTGATTATTCGAGATGTTACAAGTATTTGTTGAATGGAGCTGGTGAAATAATTGATTCTTTGAGAAAATTACCGCCCACGTTTCATAATTACAAGActttttcaattgatattcTTCATCAGGGTAATAAGCATCTGGCAATTAACATCCAGGGACCATTTTTCTACCGCGAGTTCCCGATATCGCTCTTCTTTAGCCGCACATTTATTATTGTCGAAAAAGAAGACCGGGAATTTCGAATAGTCAATGACCAGTATCACATACGGAGTGGAAATGCCACGATGATTGAGAATAGTAATGCGAGTGCTGCATTGAATGTTGTGCCAGACTTCACTCCCACTTACTTGGGCGAGGGCGAGAAAAATGatctagttaaatttttatcaaatgtcAGTACGATGAAAATGAGTTTTTGTCGGGAGTTTCTTGAACAATCTGATTGGAACTTGCGAGATGCTATCAGTAAATTCATGAAATCTTATTCAGTGAATGACATACCGCCACAAGCTTTTGAATCAAAGTactaa
- the LOC130664175 gene encoding tRNA N6-adenosine threonylcarbamoyltransferase, mitochondrial has translation MFILKMKFMKYNNLFSKFMNNFHRNFSNSNSRVIKILGIETSCDDTGVAIVDSNGNILGDALHSQLDVHLKYGGIIPPVARELHRENITDVCEKALRSAGLRLRDVDAIATTLKPGLALSLMIGRNFGKYLSRVGNKPFIPIHHMEAHALTARMVEKVDFPFLVLLISGGHCLLALVKNVSEFYILGKSIDDAPGEALDKTARRLKMINLPEYWGKNGGQAIELAASKATNPEQFEFPMCMTHYRDCNFSFSGLKNSVTSHIKRQEFKSKVIGDEIIPDIENLCAGFQLAIAKQLCLKTKRAMEFLDMKNLIPHNQRTLVVSGGVACNNFIAKALGIVCNETGYRLVRPPPQLCMDNGIMIAWNGIERWKADAGVLRDPVEIEKADSEARAPLGEDWTQLIKDADIKSQNIKTRDLYP, from the exons atgtttattttaaaaatgaagtttatgaaatataataatttgttcagtaaatttatgaataatttccatagaaatttttcaaatagtaACAGTagagttattaaaattttgggtATTGAAACGAGTTGTGATGATACGGGTGTTGCTATTGTTGATAGCAATGGGAATATTCTAGGCGATGCTTTACATTCGCAACTTGATGTTcatttaaa ataCGGAGGAATAATTCCACCGGTAGCAAGAGAATTGCACAGAGAAAATATAACAGATGTATGTGAAAAAGCTTTGCGGTCAGCTGGGCTGAGATTACGAGATGTTGATGCAATAGCCACGACTCTCAAACCAGGTCTGGCTTTGTCACTGATGATTGGTAGGAATTTCGGTAAATATTTGTCGAGAGTCGGCAACAAACCATTTATTCCTATTCATCATATGGAAGCACATGCGTTGACTGCAAGAATGGTTGAAAag gTTGATTTTCCATTTCTGGTTTTGTTAATATCAGGAGGTCACTGTTTACTGGCACTTGTAAAAAATGTCAGTGAGTTTTATATTCTCGGTAAATCAATTGATGATGCTCCTGGTGAAGCACTCGATAAG ACAGCGCGTAGACTAAAAATGATTAATCTGCCAGAATATTGGGGTAAAAATGGCGGGCAAGCAATAGAATTAGCAGCAAGTAAAGCAACAAATCCAGAACAATTTGAATTCCCAATGTGCATGACACATTACCGTGACTGCAACTTCAGTTTTTCTGGACTAAAAAACAGCGTAACGTCTCATATTAAACGCCAggaatttaaatcaaaagtaATAGGCGATGAAATTATTCCAGACATTGAAAATCTCTGTGCTGGATTTCAATTAGCTATCGCTAAACAACTATGTCTTAAAACAAAACGAGCTATGGAGTTTTTggatatgaaaaatttaattcctcATAATCAACGTACTCtg GTTGTATCAGGAGGAGTTgcgtgtaataattttattgcaaaagCATTAGGAATAGTCTGTAACGAGACGGGCTATCGTCTAGTACGTCCACCACCACAACTGTGTATGGACAATGGTATAATGATTGCTTGGAATGGAATTGAACGATGGAAAGCTGATGCTGGAGTACTTAGAGATCCagttgaaattgaaaaagctGATTCAGAGGCCAGAGCGCCACTTGGTGAAGACTGGACGCAGTTAATTAAAGACGCAGATATTAAATCCCAAAACATAAAAACCAGAGATTTATACCCTTga
- the LOC130664176 gene encoding GTP-binding protein 10 homolog: MVFLTRFLCVPKKIPRKFLRAGFLDSLHLRVKAGTGGMGLARYGGVGGRGGDVVIVATEGLSLHHIAEKYRNRKIIAGHGNDSEKRGIIGQPGDNVEIQVPRGVTIYDSNKTVIGEVDQPNSKLVVARGGIGGCPENGFSGQKGQNHVITLDLKLIADVALVGFPNAGKSTLLRSISNAKPRVADYPFTTIRPNLGIIHYPDLRRITVADLPGLIEGAHVNIGMGHKFLKHLDRTKLLVFIVDIQGFRLSQQHSYRDCLETVILLNKELELYNPDLLDMHAILLVNKMDTPDADAKFKEIESMLRDLSTVIREIPDEIQPERLIEFDEVITTSLIKKNKDEIQMIKDRIRHHLDRIAVEEVKKREDKNVEVELYEKLKSESRTHAPTMV; the protein is encoded by the exons atggTTTTCTTGACACGTTTCTTGTGTGTCCCCAag AAaattccaagaaaatttttaagagcgGGTTTTCTTGACAGTCTACATCTACGAGTAAAGGCAGGTACCGGTGGCATGGGTTTAGCACGATACGGTGGAGTCGGTGGTCGAGGTGGAGATGTAGTTATTGTAGCTACTGAAGGATTGTCATTACATCATATAGCTGAAAAATATCGTAACCGGAAAATTATAGCCGGCCATGGTAACGACAGCGAGAAAAGAGGGATCATTGGTCAACCTGGTGACAATGTTGAAATCCAAGTACCTCGAGGAGTTACCATCtatgattcaaataaaactgtcattg GTGAAGTAGATCAGCCAAATTCAAAACTAGTTGTAGCTCGTGGTGGAATCGGTGGTTGTCCAGAGAACGGTTTCAGTGGACAGAAAGGCCAAAATCATGTGATAACTctcgatttaaaattaattgctgACGTTGCTTTAGTAGGATTTCCTAATGCTGGTAAAAGTACTCTTCTAAGATCGATATCAAATGCCAAGCCACGAGTTGCTGATTATCCTT ttacgACAATTCGTCCTAATTTAGGAATAATTCATTACCCAGACCTCAGAAGAATTACCGTTGCCGATTTACCAGGACTTATTGAAGGAGCTCATGTCAATATTGGCATGGGCCACAAATTTCTCAAGCATTTAGACAGAACAAAACTGCTTGTTTTTATTGTAGACATTCAGGGTTTCCGTTTATCACAACAGCACAGTTACCGTGACTGCCTCGAGACAGTCATTCTGCTGAACAAAGAATTGGAACTTTATAACCCAGACTTGTTGGACATGCACGCAATTCTTTTGGTGAATAAAATGGATACTCCGGATGCTGATGCTAAGTTTAAAGAAATAGAATCAATGTTACGTGACCTCAGTACAGTAATACGTGAAATTCCTGATGAAATACAACCCGAGAGATTGATTGAGTTTGACGAAGTTATAACGACatcattgattaaaaaaaataaagacgaAATACAGATGATTAAAGATCGAATACGTCATCATCTAGACAGAATAGCTGTagaagaagttaaaaaacgtGAAGATAAAAATGTTGAAGTAGAACTGTACGAAAAACTTAAATCCGAATCACGAACACACGCTCCGACGatggtttaa
- the LOC130664180 gene encoding probable NADH dehydrogenase [ubiquinone] 1 alpha subcomplex subunit 12 → MSFIKGHIDQIIRLAKIIRQNGPNPLKVLGTLYRTDNLKFGKHVGTDKYGNRYYQNDFYFYGTNRWVIYADHVNMDYDASQVPAEWFGWLHYKTDLLPHEDPSRPKYKWMIEHRENMSGTKEAYMPYSTTQPKIEAWKPPQ, encoded by the exons ATGAGTTTTATAAAAGGTCATATAGACCAAATAATTAGATTAGCAAAAATAATTCGTCAGAATGGACCTAATCCTTTGAAAGTATTAGGAACACTCTACag aacagataatttgaaatttggtAAACACGTTGGTACTGATAAATACGGCAACCGTTATTATCAAAATGATTTTTACTTCtacg gtACAAATCGCTGGGTAATTTATGCTGATCACGTCAATATGGATTACGATGCATCCCAAGTACCAGCCGAATGGTTTGGATGGTTGCATTACAAAACGGATTTGCTACCACATGAGGATCCATCAAGACCAAAGTACAAGTGGATGATTGAACACAGGGAAAATATGTCGGGTACTAAAGAAGCTTACATGCCTTACAGTACAACACAACCCAAAATTGAAGCTTGGAAACCTCCgcagtaa